The proteins below are encoded in one region of bacterium:
- a CDS encoding transthyretin-like family protein: MKKVLILLIAMMSITTIVFAWTEEETIQWQREQWEQASAEANKLMTYIGALVDTNNNPVAGVCIKYEVNYLNYGMARTDVTRGEVYTDASGNFTIEGTGTGIEFSIYQPEYYMKWGSIHHAEDGTEKEETIVLIPKGQLYDLKGGYKRFAVSPAKSLVGLNLYRDQMVGWTMIPPEYMDEYADIRFEVIDNGSDDINDWQFKVWTSDEEGGFVEFQPTEYANYTDYIMRDAPETGYQRELIFNVSDILTEAGDKGYIERKYYFKLRLRKAENMDGDLVFGKIKQISIMPEEEGDIYVDITHAFNPDGTVHLEN, encoded by the coding sequence ATGAAAAAGGTATTGATATTATTAATAGCTATGATGAGCATTACGACAATTGTATTTGCATGGACTGAAGAAGAAACAATTCAATGGCAAAGAGAGCAGTGGGAGCAGGCGAGCGCGGAAGCGAATAAACTAATGACATACATTGGGGCTCTGGTTGATACAAACAATAATCCTGTTGCGGGAGTGTGTATAAAGTATGAGGTGAATTATTTGAATTACGGGATGGCAAGAACAGACGTGACCCGTGGCGAGGTATATACAGATGCAAGCGGCAATTTTACGATTGAGGGGACGGGAACAGGAATAGAATTTAGCATATATCAACCTGAATATTATATGAAGTGGGGAAGTATTCATCATGCTGAAGACGGGACAGAAAAAGAGGAAACAATAGTTCTTATCCCCAAAGGCCAGTTATATGATTTAAAGGGGGGATATAAAAGATTTGCGGTATCTCCTGCGAAAAGTCTTGTTGGGCTAAATCTCTACAGGGATCAGATGGTTGGATGGACAATGATACCGCCTGAATATATGGATGAATACGCGGATATAAGGTTTGAAGTGATAGACAACGGTTCAGATGATATAAATGACTGGCAATTTAAGGTGTGGACATCTGATGAAGAAGGCGGGTTTGTGGAGTTCCAGCCTACAGAATATGCAAATTATACAGATTATATAATGAGAGATGCCCCTGAAACAGGATACCAGAGAGAGTTGATATTTAATGTAAGTGATATATTAACTGAAGCTGGGGATAAGGGATATATAGAGAGAAAGTATTATTTTAAACTGAGATTAAGGAAAGCTGAGAACATGGATGGAGATCTAGTTTTTGGAAAAATCAAACAAATTTCAATAATGCCTGAAGAAGAGGGAGATATCTATGTAGATATTACCCATGCCTTCAACCCTGACGGGACTGTGCATTTAGAAAATTAA